Proteins encoded by one window of Anopheles maculipalpis chromosome 2RL, idAnoMacuDA_375_x, whole genome shotgun sequence:
- the LOC126568281 gene encoding dynactin subunit 2, producing MADPKFQYLPYIAHDQPDVYETPDVNETETSDYDEDEPVNDAIERLHISTKDSIGKFRGKYLTGDVDFSDGIGRKNRLGYDARSMEYELAGEGERETPLQRCHRLKCEMNELMEEIEASRADTGRTAEEKASYETVFGVVSTAKKVLESLKLEQVIGSEVVAGGGDAEAKKLIAQIEEYKKTGAVTSSDPKLVANELMQSARVAKLEHRLHQLEVAVGAKPERISRLAGTTGTGNLIEAVQNISAKAALLQPSQLDTVEQRLNNLLQQMNNIQEKSNATGQDPNREQKILELYEIAKSTEPIVQILPDMLHRMQTLESLHKYATNFSKLFAELETTQSSILNGVAANKTLLTGVQEAFAQNLENVNKEVKKLEERMTKLQQTIK from the exons ATGGCTGACCCAAAGTTCCAATATTTGCCTTACATT GCTCACGATCAACCCGACGTGTATGAGACACCGGACGTGAACGAAACCGAAACATCCGACTACGACGAGGATGAACCGGTGAACGATGCAATCGAACGGCTGCACATCTCCACCAAGGATTCGATTGGGAAGTTCCGTGGCAAGTATCTTACCGGTGACGTGGACTTCTCCGACGGCATCGGTCGCAAGAATCGGCTGGGCTACGACGCACGCAGCATGGAGTACGAGCTGGCCGGCGAGGGCGAACGGGAAACTCCACTCCAGCGCTGCCACCGGCTCAAGTGCGAAATGAACGAGCTGATGGAAGAAATTGAAGCGTCCCGTGCGGATACGGGTCGTACGGCGGAAGAGAAAGCTTCGTACGAGACGGTGTTTGGGGTGGTCAGTACCGCGAAGAAGGTGTTGGAAAGTTTGAAGCTCGAGCAAGTCATCGGTAGCGAAGTGGTTGCTGGCGGCGGTGATGCAGAGGCGAAGAAACTGATTGCCCAGATTGAGGAGTACAAGAAGACGGGTGCCGTCACGAGCAGCGATCCGAAGCTGGTTGCGAACGAGCTGATGCAGAGTGCCCGGGTGGCGAAGCTGGAACATCGGCTGCATCAACTGGAGGTTGCTGTCGGTGCAAAACCGGAACGTATTAGCCGTTTGGCAGGGACAACCGGCACGGGCAATCTGATCGAAGCGGTACAGAATATATCGGCCAAGGCGGCACTGTTGCAACCGTCCCAGTTGGATACGGTCGAGCAGCGGTTAAATAATCTCCTTCAGCAGATGAACAACATACAGGAGAAATCGAACGCTACTGGGCAGGATCCGAACCGGGAGCAAAAG ATCTTGGAGCTTTATGAAATAGCGAAGAGCACCGAACCGATCGTACAGATACTCCCCGATATGCTGCACCGTATGCAAACCTTGGAATCCTTGCACAAATatg CTACAAACTTTAGCAAACTGTTTGCCGAGCTGGAAACAACGCAATCATCCATCCTGAACGGTGTTGCAGCCAACAAGACGCTTCTCACCGGCGTACAGGAAGCATTCGCACAGAATCTAGAAAACGTTAACAAAGAGGTAAAGAAGCTAGAGGAACGCATGACCAAACTGCAGCAAACGATTAAGTAG
- the LOC126568140 gene encoding mitoguardin: MSVSKYLPIHVSTSQKIIILSVSAGVALLGALAAYLGRRRTPLPQQRRIRKPCNRRTRNSVRSPNDIMSVAGSKVSARSYSPSGSVHAISDRMSLASGSLVAAGGATVGTMGTMTLLGNTTPLTPQQLGVMGMEALENVVSYWEDALAGRNDFTDIPGRTANADEDEFCRELQNLLDAAYNLQEQGELLFLDERSVLYRDDERKAITAGGEHGLTNGHRSGSDPNFDSAESFASALDQVADLREFDDTESFMDMERYPLYSSALETMDEQQIPYRTLRTDMVGCASDTEYLAKLHCIRLAFKLLFKDPKNGRWVADTGRQILTDLLCLGDKDPKDFLVAYESMLEFLQNPNNWNDIELELESRNVKAMTFYDVVLDFIILDAFRDLDAPPNSVLAVINNRFLSNGFKESALATAVWSVLKAKKRMLKFPNGFMSHFYCITEQLSPLMVWGFFGPNESLKEVCQYFKDETIGFLCDIYSFQKCRYTTVEELADDILENMRKRVNNIGVKFNQ, encoded by the exons ATGAGTGTTTCCAAGTATCTTCCCATTCATGTGTCCACCTCACAGAAA ATCATCATTCTGTCGGTATCGGCCGGTGTTGCGCTGTTGGGTGCCCTCGCTGCTTACCTTGGCCGTCGGAGAACACCACTGCCCCAGCAGCGCCGGATACGAAAACCCTGCAACAGACGCACCCGCAACAGTGTCCGCAGCCCGAACGATATTATGTCCGTGGCGGGTTCGAAAGTGTCCGCCCGTTCGTACAGCCCGAGCGGATCCGTGCATGCCATCTCCGATCGAATGTCACTCGCTTCCGGCTCGTTAGTAGCTGCCGGTGGTGCAACAGTCGGTACAATGGGGACAATGACGCTTCTCGGCAATACAACCCCTCTAACGCCGCAACAGCTCGGCGTTATGGGCATGGAAGCACTCGAGAACGTCGTCAGCTACTGGGAAGATGCACTAGCTGGCCGGAACGATTTTACGGACATTCCCGGACGGACGGCAAATGCCGATGAGGATGAATTTTGCCGCGAACTGCAAAATCTTCTCGATGCGGCCTACAACCTGCAGGAACAGGGTGAACTACTCTTCCTCGACGAACGATCCGTGCTTTACCGTGATGATGAGCGGAAGGCTATTACGGCGGGCGGTGAGCACGGCCTAACGAACGGTCACCGATCCGGTTCGGATCCGAACTTTGATTCGGCCGAAAGTTTCGCTTCCGCCCTCGATCAGGTGGCCGATTTGCGTGAGTTCGATGACACGGAATCGTTTATGGATATGGAACGATATCCGCTGTACTCGAGCGCGCTCGAAACAATGGACGAGCAGCAGATACCGTACCGGACGCTCCGAACCGATATGGTTGGCTGTGCGTCCGATACGGAGTATCTGGCCAAGCTGCACTGCATACGATTAgcttttaaattactttttaaG gATCCCAAAAATGGTCGCTGGGTGGCCGATACCGGACGCCAGATCCTGACCGATCTGCTCTGTCTCGGCGACAAGGATCCGAAGGATTTCCTAGTCGCGTACGAATCGATGCTAGAGTTCCTTCAAAATCCCAACAACTGGAACGATATCGAGCTCGAGCTGGAATCGCGCAACGTTAAAGCGATGACGTTTTATGACGTCGTGCTAGACTTTATCATTCTCGATGCGTTCCGCGATCTGGACGCACCACCGAACAGTGTCCTTGCGGTCATtaacaatcgttttctgtcgAATGGCTTCAAAGAGTCGGCGCTGGCAACCGCCGTTTGGTCCGTGCTGAAGGCAAAGAAGCGTATGCTCAAGTTCCCGAACGGCTTTATGTCACACTTTTACTGCATTACCGAGCAGCTGTCCCCGCTGATGGTGTGGGGTTTCTTTGGACCGAACGAGAGCCTTAAAGAGGTGTGCCAATACTTTAAGGATGAGACGATCGGTTTCCTGTGCGACATCTATAGCTTCCAGAAGTGTCGATACACAACGGTTGAGGAGCTGGCGGACGACATTCTCGAAAACATGCGCAAACGTGTTAACAATATAGGCGTCAAGTTCAATCAGTAA